One region of Cucurbita pepo subsp. pepo cultivar mu-cu-16 unplaced genomic scaffold, ASM280686v2 Cp4.1_scaffold000495, whole genome shotgun sequence genomic DNA includes:
- the LOC111785450 gene encoding importin subunit beta-1, with protein sequence MAMEVTQVLLNAQAIDASVRKQAEDSLRQFQEQNLSSFLLSLSGELANEEKPVDSRKLAGLILKNALDAKEQHRKFELVQRWLALDGNAKAQIKTCLLSTLSSPVADARSTASQVIAKIAGIELPHKQWPELIGSLLLNVNQPSTHVKQATLETLGYLCEEVSPDVIDQDQVNKILTAVVQGMNSAEGNNDVRLAATRSLYNALGFAQANFSNDMERDYIMRVVCEATLSPEVKIRQAAFECLVSIASTYYDKLARYIQDIFGITAKAVREDEEPVALQAIEFWSSICDEEIDILEEYGDDFTGDSDIPCFYFIKQALPALVPMLLETLLKQEEDQDQDEGAWNIAMAGGTCLGLVARTVGDDIVPLVMPFIEENITKSDWRQREAATYAFGSILEGPAPEKLMPIVNVALTFMLTALTQDPNNHVKDTTAWTLGRIFEFLHGSNVDTPIINQANCQQIITVLLQSMKDVPNVAEKACGALYFLAQGFEDVGVSSPLTPYFQEIVQTLLSVTHREDAGESRLRTAAYETLNEVVRCATDEMASMVLQLVPVIMMELHNTLEGQKLSSDEREKQGELQGLLCGCLQVLIQKLGSAEPTKYMFMQYADNMMGLFLRVFACRNATVHEEAMLAIGALAYATGPDFAKYMTEFYKYIEMGLQNFEEYQVCAVTVGVVGDVCRALEDKILPYCDGIMTQLLKNLSSDQLHRSVKPPIFSCFGDIALAIGENFEKYLMYAMPMLQRAAELSAHTAGADDEMTEYTNSLRNGILEAYSGIFQGFKSSPKTQLLIPYAPHILQFLDSIYMGKDMDEVVMKTAIGVLGDLADTLGSNAGSLIQQSVSSKDFLSECLSSDDHLIKESAEWAKLAISRAISI encoded by the exons ATGGCAATGGAAGTTACACAGGTGCTTCTGAATGCTCAGGCAATCGATGCGTCTGTGAGGAAGCAGGCAGAAGATAGTTTGAGGCAATTCCAAGAGCAGAACCTCTCCAGTTTCTTGTTATCTCTCTCTGGTGAACTAGCGAATGAAGAGAAGCCTGTTGATAGCCGTAAATTAGCTGGTTTGATACTTAAGAATGCCTTGGATGCTAAGGAACAGCATAGGAAGTTTGAGCTTGTCCAAAGATGGTTGGCATTGGACGGCAACGCCAAAGCCCAGATAAAGACATGTTTGTTGAGTACTCTTTCTTCACCTGTGGCTGATGCTAGGTCAACAGCATCCCAAGTTATTGCTAAAATTGCAGGCATTGAGTTGCCTCATAAGCAGTGGCCTGAGTTGATAGGTTCACTTTTGTTGAATGTCAATCAGCCATCAACTCATGTCAAACAAGCCACCTTGGAGACCCTTGGTTATTTGTGTGAGGAAGTTTCTCCGGATGTGATAGATCAAGATCAAGTGAACAAGATATTGACAGCTGTTGTGCAGGGTATGAACTCGGCAGAAGGGAACAATGATGTCCGACTTGCTGCCACTCGATCTTTGTATAATGCTTTAGGATTTGCTCAGGCAAACTTTAGCAATGATATGGAGCGTGATTATATCATGAGAGTTGTTTGTGAGGCCACACTATCACCTGAAGTGAAGATAAGACAAGCAGCTTTTGAGTGCTTGGTATCTATTGCTTCGACATACTATGACAAATTAGCTAGGTACATCCAGGATATTTTTGGCATTACTGCAAAGGCTGTtagagaagatgaagaaccTGTTGCACTTCAAGCTATTGAGTTCTGGAGTTCTATTTGTGACGAGGAGATTGACATCTTGGAAGAATATGGGGATGATTTTACTGGAGATTCTGATATTCCgtgcttttattttattaagcaGGCACTCCCTGCTCTTGTGCCCATGTTGCTTGAGACACTTCTCAAGCAAGAAgaggatcaagatcaagatGAAGGGGCTTGGAATATTGCCATGGCCGGGGGTACGTGTCTTGGGCTGGTTGCACGAACTGTTGGAGATGACATTGTCCCACTTGTTATGCCATTCATTGAAGAGAACATTACCAAATCTGATTGGAGGCAGAGGGAGGCAGCAACTTATGCATTTGGTTCCATTCTGGAAGGACCTGCCCCAGAAAAGTTAATGCCAATTGTTAATGTAGCCTTGACATTTATGTTGACTGCCTTAACACAAGACCCTAATAACCACGTGAAGGACACAACTGCATGGACCCTTGGACGGATATTTGAATTCCTTCATGGTTCGAATGTGGATACACCCATAATTAATCAGGCAAATTGTCAACAGATCATAACAGTTTTGCTCCAGAGCATGAAAGATGTTCCAAATGTCGCAGAGAAAGCCTGTGGTGctctctattttcttgctCAGGGTTTTGAAGATGTTGGTGTATCATCTCCTTTAACTCCCTATTTCCAAGAAATTGTTCAGACCCTCCTCTCTGTTACTCACAGAGAAGATGCTGGTGAATCACGTTTGAGGACTGCTGCATATGAAACATTGAATGAGGTTGTGAGGTGCGCAACTGATGAGATGGCCTCAATGGTGCTGCAACTTGTACCGGTCATCATGATGGAGTTGCACAATACTCTTGAAGGGCAAAAACTTTCGTCTGATGAAAGGGAGAAACAAGGTGAATTGCAGGGTCTGCTTTGTGGATGTCTACAAGTTCTTATTCAGAAGCTAGGTTCAGCAGAGCCAACCAAGTATATGTTCATGCAGTATGCAGATAATATGATGGGTCTTTTCCTTAGGGTCTTTGCTTGTAGAAATGCTACGGTTCATGAGGAGGCAATGCTGGCCATTGGTGCCCTTGCTTATGCAACAGGCCCAGATTTTGCTAAATACATGACTGAGTtctataaatatattgaaatggGGCTTCAGAATTTTGAAGAGTACCAAGTTTGTGCTGTCACCGTTGGTGTTGTAGGGGACGTATGCAGGGCTTTGGAAGATAAGATTTTGCCTTACTGTGATGGGATTATGACTCAGCTGCTTAAGAATTTGTCTAGTGATCAATTGCATCGCTCTGTGAAACCCCCTATTTTCTCATGCTTCGGTGATATAGCACTTGCCATAGGGGAGAATTTTGAGAAGTACTTGATGTATGCCATGCCAATGCTCCAGCGGGCGGCAGAGTTGTCCGCACATACTGCAGGTGCTGATGATGAAATGACTGAGTACACCAACTCCTTGAGAAATGGCATTTTGGAGGCATATTCAGGGATCTTCCAAGGTTTCAAGAGTTCTCCAAAAACTCAGCTCTTGATCCCTTACGCTCCTCATATACTCCAGTTTTTGGATAGTATATACATGGGGAAAGACAT GGACGAGGTCGTGATGAAAACTGCCATCGGTGTCCTTGGAGACCTAGCAGACACGCTGGGAAGCAATGCTGGTTCTTTGATTCAGCAATCTGTCTCAAGCAAAGACTTTTTAAGTGAATGCTTGTCCTCAGATGACCATTTGATTAAAGAATCTGCTGAATGGGCCAAATTGGCCATCAGCCGTGCCATTTCTATTTGA